A stretch of Ciconia boyciana chromosome 18, ASM3463844v1, whole genome shotgun sequence DNA encodes these proteins:
- the LOC140661137 gene encoding torsin-1A-like, with protein sequence MKLRRGSLRAALGLVLLPLLPLLRPASAVEPISLGLAIAGAAASALTGFISYPRLYCYFRECCLQRHDQRAAAALQENLDRKLFGQHLVNKVVVKAVKGFLNNTNAKKPLALSLHGWTGTGKNFVSKIVAESIYKRGLQSKYVHQFVATLHFPHAHSINLYKDQLQSWIRGNVSICPRSLFIFDEMDKMHAGLIDSIKPFLDYYELLDGVSYRQAIFIFLSNAGAEKITEVALDFWRNGRSREDIQLTDIQNALSVSVFNNKNSGFWHSTLIDRNLIDYFVPFLPLEYKHVKMCVRVEIESRGYAVDEDILTRIADEMTYFPREERIYSDKGCKTVDAKLDYYYDF encoded by the exons ATGAAGCTGCGGCGGGGCTCGCTGCGGGCggccctggggctggtgctgctgccgctgctgccgctcCTCAGGCCGGCGAGCGCCGTGGAGCCCATCAGCCTGGGGCTGGCCATCGCGGGCGCTGCCGCTTCGGCCCTTACCGGCTTCATCTCCTACCCGCGGCTCTACTGCTACTTCAGGGAGTGTTGCCTACAGCGGCACGACCAGCGCGCCGCCgccg ctctgcaggagaatTTGGACAGGAAACTGTTCGGGCAGCACCTGGTGAACAAGGTGGTTGTAAAGGCCGTGAAGGGCTTCTTGAACAACACCAACGCCAAAAAGCCTCTTGCCCTTTCCTTGCATGGGTGGACCGGAACAGGCAAAAACTTTGTCAGTAAGATAGTCGCCGAAAGCATTTATAAAAGAGGTCTGCAGAGTAAATATGTCCATCAGTTTGTGGCAACTTTACACTTTCCTCACGCTCACAGCATCAATCTCTACAAG GATCAGTTGCAGTCGTGGATTCGGGGAAATGTGAGCATCTGTCCCAGATCACTCTTCATATTTGATGAAATGGATAAAATGCATGCAGGACTCATTGACTCCATCAAGCCATTCCTGGACTACTATGAGCTTCTGGATGGGGTGTCTTACCGACAAGCCATCTTCATATTCCTCAG CAATGCAGGAGCTGAAAAGATAACAGAGGTGGCACTAGATTTCTGGAGAAACGGGAGGTCGAGGGAAGATATACAGCTCACAGATATCCAAAATGCGCTGTCTGTGTCCGTCTTCAATAACAAAAATA GTGGATTTTGGCACAGCACCTTGATTGATAGAAATCTTATTGACTACTTTGTTCCCTTCCTGCCCCTGGAATACAAACATGTGAAAATGTGTGTCAGGGTTGAGATTGAATCACGTGGCTATGCTGTGGATGAAGACATTTTAACCAGAATAGCCGACGAGATGACCTACTTCCCCAGAGAGGAGAGAATTTATTCAGATAAAGGATGTAAAACTGTGGATGCAAAGCTCGATTATTACTATGACTTCTAA
- the LOC140661138 gene encoding torsin-1B-like — translation MPRAAGLLWLLLPGLAALEPLSVGLAIGVASALTGYLTHPSFYCSYVECCPSAGKGLNATALKVQLNAKLFGQHLAKDVVLKAVMGFSSNPSPKKPLTLSLHGWAGTGKNFLSQILAEHVHPAGLRSKFVHLFLATLHFPHDNQVEAYKEQLQNWIRGNVSACPHSVFIFDEMDKMHPGLIDAIKPFLDYYEQVDGVSYRKAIFIFLSNAGGDLINKAALDFWTSGKRREEIQLKDLEPMLSVGVFNNKNSGLWHSSLIDRNLIDYFVPFLPLEHKHVKMCIRAEMIARGYTVDEEIVQAVADEMTFFPKEEKIYSDKGCKTVQAKLDIHEDTAMRFTKAKG, via the exons ATGCCGCGGGCGGCTGGGCtgctttggctgctgctgccggggctggcggcgctGGAGCCGCTCAGCGTGGGCCTGGCCATCGGCGTCGCCTCGGCCCTCACCGGCTACCTGACCCACCCCAGCTTCTACTGCAGCTACGTGGAGTGCTGCCCCAGCGCCGGGAAAGGCCTCAACGCCACCG CGCTGAAGGTGCAGCTGAACGCCAAGCTCTTCGGGCAGCACCTGGCCAAGGATGTGGTGCTGAAGGCGGTGATGGGCTTCAGCAGCAACCCCAGCCCCAAGAAGCCGCTGACACTCTCGCTCCATGGCTGGGCTGGCACCGGCAAGAACTTCCTCAGCCAGATCCTGGCGGAGCACGTCCACCCCGCCGGCCTGCGCAGCAAGTTTGTCCATCTCTTCCTGGCCACCCTGCACTTCCCCCACGACAACCAAGTCGAGGCCTACAAG GAACAACTGCAGAACTGGATTCGGGGCAATGTCAGTGCCTGTCCCCactctgtcttcatttttgaTGAGATGGACAAAATGCACCCAGGTCTCATTGATGCCATCAAGCCATTCTTAGACTATTACGAGCAGGTTGATGGAGTGTCCTACAGGAAAGCCATCTTCATCTTCCTCAG CAATGCAGGTGGCGACTTAATTAATAAAGCAGCTCTTGACTTCTGGACAAGTGGAAAGCGCAGGGAAGAGATTCAGCTGAAAGACCTGGAGCCCATGCTATCTGTAGGAGTCTTCAATAACAAGAATA GTGGACTGTGGCACAGCAGCCTCATCGACAGGAACCTCATTGACTACTTTgtccccttcctgcccctgGAGCACAAGCATGTGAAGATGTGCATCAGGGCTGAAATGATAGCCCGTGGCTATACTGTAGATGAGGAGATTGTTCAAGCAGTGGCTGATGAGATGACATTCTTcccaaaagaggagaaaatctACTCTGATAAAGGCTGCAAGACTGTACAGGCCAAGCTGGATATTCACGAAGACACTGCGATGAGATTTACGAAAGCCAAGGGTTGA
- the LOC140661232 gene encoding torsin-1A-like, whose amino-acid sequence MKLLNSAVFFILVPTLTRALDPLSTSIFMGGAAVAWQLLSPHSWLKCSLLDCCNMKDTLNLSAIRMDLERKVFGQHLAIQIVLRALSANMYSKWPRKPLVMSFHGWTGTGKSFVSNIIAENLYQLNIPRRRFVHHFSTVLHFPHLSHVHLYKEQLQNWIRGNVSACPRSLFIFSEMDQMPHGLIDSIMPFLDYREEIDGVYYGKAIFLFLNNAGGDKITEIALDYWRRMKRREDIPVKKLQSLLSEEIFRNRSSGFFHSQLIQKNLIDYFIPFLPLEYKHVRECVREELRVQGHPEDEDLISEIASAMIDYPSEERLYSSKGCKTVASRVTLSI is encoded by the exons ATGAAGCTTCTGAATTCTGCTGTATTCTTTATTCTTGTGCCCACTTTGACGCGAGCTTTGGACCCTCTCAGCACTTCAATCTTCATGGGGGGTGCTGCTGTCGCttggcagctcctctccccgcACTCCTGGCTCAAGTGTAGTCTCCTGGATTGCTGCAATATGAAGGACACACTGAACTTATCAG CTATAAGGATGGATTTGGAGCGAAAAGTCTTTGGCCAGCATCTTGCTATCCAGATAGTTCTGAGAGCTCTGAGTGCAAATATGTACTCCAAATGGCCCAGGAAGCCCCTGGTGATGTCCTTCCATGGCTGGACTGGAACAGGCAAATCATTTGTCAGCAATATCATTGCAGAGAACCTCTATCAGCTTAATATACCAAGAAGGAGGTTTGTGCACCACTTCAGCACAGTACTGCATTTCCCACACCTTTCACATGTCCATCTCTATAAG gagcagctgcagaattGGATTCGGGGCAATGTCAGTGCCTGTCCAAGGTCcctttttatcttctctgaaaTGGATCAGATGCCACATGGCCTGATAGACTCTATCATGCCATTCCTTGACTACCGTGAAGAGATTGATGGTGTTTATTACGGCAAGGCaatcttcctctttctgaa CAATGCAGGCGGAGATAAGATAACAGAGATTGCTCTTGATTACTGGAGAAGgatgaagagaagagaagacatTCCTGTGAAGAAGCTCCAGTCTCTGCTCTCAGAGGAAATTTTCAGGAACAGAAGCA GCGGTTTCTTTCACAGTCAACTGATCCAGAAGAACCTGATCGACTATTtcatccctttccttcctctcgAATATAAACATGTGAGAGAGTGTGTCCGGGAGGAGCTGCGTGTGCAAGGGCATCCTGAGGATGAAGACCTCATCAGCGAGATTGCCTCAGCAATGATTGACTACCCCAGCGAAGAAAGACTCTACTCCAGCAAAGGCTGCAAGACTGTAGCCTCCAGAGTGACTCTGAGCATCTAG